In Vairimorpha necatrix chromosome 8, complete sequence, a single window of DNA contains:
- a CDS encoding peptidyl-prolyl cis-trans isomerase, producing the protein MFVLSFLTVLHCASFNQDIIKAKLFINVLSTPLLIDLFYKDCPKTVENFVGLSTGELSYKKSIFHRLIKDFVIQGGDIQYGNGTGSMSIYNNKPFPDENFKYEHKFGSLSMANSGPNSNGSQFFICFKDLEFLNGKHVVFGQVTNTEVLKELNDIETDKNDKPKKDIILEKVEFIQEDKEL; encoded by the coding sequence ATGTTTGTGCTGTCATTCCTCACTGTCTTACATTGTGCTTCTTTCAATCAAGACATCATCAAAGCCAAACTCTTCATCAATGTTCTCTCCACTCCACTACTCATAGATCTTTTTTACAAAGATTGTCCAAAAACAGTAGAAAATTTTGTCGGTTTATCTACAGGCGAATTATCTTACAAAAAGTCTATTTTCCATCGTCTTATTAAAGATTTCGTCATTCAAGGCGGGGACATTCAATATGGGAATGGTACAGGAAGTATgtcaatttataataataagcCTTTTCCTGATGAGAATTTTAAGTATGAACACAAGTTTGGTTCTTTGAGTATGGCGAATAGTGGACCAAATAGTAATGGATCacagttttttatatgttttaaagaTTTGGAATTTCTTAATGGTAAACATGTAGTGTTTGGACAAGTGACGAATACGGAGGTATTGAAGGAATTGAATGATATTGAGACTGATAAGAATGATAAACCGAAGAAAGATATCATATTGGAGAAGGTAGAGTTTATACAAGAAGATAAggagttataa